Proteins from a genomic interval of Caldanaerovirga acetigignens:
- the rplW gene encoding 50S ribosomal protein L23: MSKDPHDIIIRPWITEKSMAMKELRKYTFVVHPDANKTEIKNAVEAIFGVKVEKVNTMNVRGKKKRMGIHEGKRPDWKKAIVTLKKDSKPIEFFESL; this comes from the coding sequence ATGAGTAAAGATCCGCATGACATAATAATTCGCCCATGGATTACTGAAAAATCCATGGCGATGAAAGAGCTAAGGAAATACACATTTGTGGTTCATCCCGACGCAAACAAGACGGAAATTAAAAACGCTGTTGAAGCTATTTTTGGAGTAAAGGTAGAGAAAGTAAACACGATGAACGTAAGGGGCAAGAAAAAGAGGATGGGAATCCACGAAGGCAAGCGCCCTGATTGGAAAAAGGCTATAGTCACTCTGAAAAAGGACAGCAAACCAATTGAGTTCTTTGAGAGCTTGTAA
- the rplD gene encoding 50S ribosomal protein L4 codes for MPKVALYNMQGQQIGEVELSDSVFGVEVKPEVMHQVVVNYLANQRVGTASTKTRGEVRGGGRKPWRQKGTGRARHGSIRSPLWRKGGIVFGPKPRSYKYTLPKKLKRLALKSALSAKVRDNEIIVVDQLTMDIPKTKEMVKVLANLNATTKSLIVLATPDINVVKSARNIPGVTTTTANTLNVYDILNHEKVIMTMDAVKRVEEVYA; via the coding sequence ATGCCAAAAGTAGCTTTGTACAACATGCAGGGGCAGCAAATAGGGGAAGTGGAGCTTTCCGATAGCGTGTTTGGAGTTGAGGTAAAACCCGAAGTTATGCATCAAGTAGTCGTAAACTACCTGGCAAATCAGAGGGTCGGCACTGCCTCTACAAAAACTCGCGGAGAAGTAAGAGGAGGCGGGCGCAAGCCCTGGAGGCAAAAGGGTACTGGTCGGGCAAGACACGGAAGCATCAGGTCACCTCTCTGGAGAAAAGGCGGCATTGTGTTTGGACCGAAGCCCAGATCTTATAAATACACCCTTCCTAAAAAGTTAAAGAGGCTTGCACTAAAATCAGCTTTGAGTGCAAAAGTGAGAGATAATGAAATTATAGTTGTAGACCAATTGACGATGGATATTCCAAAAACGAAAGAGATGGTAAAAGTTTTGGCAAATCTCAATGCAACCACCAAGTCGCTAATTGTGCTGGCAACTCCCGATATCAACGTGGTCAAATCTGCCCGCAATATTCCGGGTGTAACCACCACTACGGCAAATACACTTAATGTCTATGACATCCTCAACCATGAAAAGGTCATAATGACAATGGATGCGGTAAAGCGGGTAGAGGAGGTGTACGCATGA